A single Pirellulaceae bacterium DNA region contains:
- a CDS encoding ABC transporter ATP-binding protein yields MSSTAAKTGSATVASADSMDVIIETRNLGKTYRDFWGRKKVAALKSLDIEVRQGEIFGLLGPNGSGKSTTIKLLQGLLFPTSGQAFVFGKDARDVAKNERIGYLPEESYLYKFLNAEETLDFYGRLFDMPAEVRRQRTEQLIRQVGLAHARRRQLREYSKGMTRRIGLAQALINQPDLLILDEPTTGMDPIGTREMKDLILSLRDQGKTILMCSHQLADVQDVCDRIAILHQGELREMGRVQELLKVRDVTEVHATGLSAQTQQKIAELIKAEGGKVLRIDNPTTTMEELFLDIVQNDRPGSRPK; encoded by the coding sequence ATGAGTTCGACTGCAGCAAAAACCGGGTCAGCCACAGTCGCGTCTGCGGACTCGATGGATGTCATCATCGAGACCCGCAATTTAGGTAAAACCTACCGCGATTTTTGGGGCCGCAAGAAAGTAGCCGCTCTCAAATCGCTAGACATCGAAGTTCGGCAGGGCGAGATTTTTGGACTCTTGGGACCAAACGGTTCGGGTAAGTCGACGACCATAAAACTGCTGCAGGGACTGCTGTTCCCCACTTCCGGTCAAGCCTTCGTGTTCGGCAAAGACGCGCGCGATGTCGCCAAAAACGAACGCATCGGCTATCTGCCCGAAGAGTCCTATCTGTACAAATTTCTCAATGCCGAAGAAACGCTCGACTTCTACGGACGACTGTTCGACATGCCCGCCGAAGTGCGCCGCCAACGGACAGAACAATTGATTCGCCAAGTTGGCTTGGCGCACGCGCGTCGCCGTCAGTTACGCGAATATTCCAAAGGCATGACACGTCGCATCGGATTGGCCCAAGCCCTAATTAATCAACCCGATTTGTTGATTTTGGACGAGCCCACCACCGGGATGGACCCGATTGGCACTCGTGAAATGAAGGATTTGATTCTGTCGTTGCGAGATCAAGGCAAGACCATATTGATGTGCTCACACCAATTGGCGGATGTTCAAGATGTGTGCGATCGCATCGCCATACTCCATCAGGGTGAACTGCGCGAGATGGGCCGCGTACAAGAACTGCTGAAGGTTCGCGACGTGACCGAAGTTCATGCCACAGGCTTGTCCGCCCAGACACAGCAAAAAATTGCTGAACTCATCAAGGCGGAGGGCGGTAAAGTGCTGCGTATCGATAATCCGACGACCACGATGGAAGAACTTTTCTTAGATATCGTCCAGAACGATCGACCAGGCAGCAGGCCGAAGTGA
- a CDS encoding beta-ketoacyl-[acyl-carrier-protein] synthase family protein, protein MMTVDKAAQLPDDQRIVITGVGLTSPLGNDLATLRQALLEGRSGVRDYEIRYVGKTLAGVCDFPATQYQTRKDVRRGTRAGAVGIWAANQAIADSGLDWQNVDRSQVGIYIGVTEHGNVETENEIYQIKQFDYDVQYWSHHHNPRTVANNPAGEIALNLGITGPHYTLGAACAAGNVGIVQGAQMLRLGDCDVALAGGVSESIHTFGIFASFKSQGALATHDDPTKASRPFDTQRNGIVVSEGACLYVLERLSDAKRRGANIVAEIVSYAINTDATDFVLPNPERQAQCVELALKRAGLPPQAIHIVSTHATGTASGDAQECQALRRIFADCPDTFINNTKSFMGHTMGAAGSLELAGNLLSFRDSTCHATINVDQLDPECELPGLVLNQPREVSQVRYILNNSFGMLGINSVLIVRSMN, encoded by the coding sequence ATGATGACTGTGGACAAGGCGGCTCAGCTTCCCGACGACCAGCGAATCGTCATTACTGGCGTCGGTCTCACTAGTCCACTGGGCAACGATCTGGCCACCTTACGTCAGGCATTGCTGGAAGGTCGCAGTGGCGTACGGGATTACGAGATTCGTTACGTCGGCAAAACCCTGGCTGGAGTCTGTGATTTCCCCGCCACCCAGTATCAGACTCGCAAAGACGTGCGGCGTGGTACACGGGCTGGGGCTGTGGGGATTTGGGCCGCCAATCAAGCCATCGCCGATAGCGGTTTGGATTGGCAGAACGTGGATCGTTCGCAAGTCGGCATCTACATTGGCGTCACCGAGCACGGCAATGTTGAAACTGAAAACGAAATCTATCAGATCAAGCAATTCGACTACGATGTCCAGTATTGGTCGCATCATCACAACCCGCGCACCGTGGCAAACAATCCGGCCGGTGAAATCGCGCTCAATTTAGGTATCACCGGTCCTCACTACACGCTGGGGGCCGCATGTGCTGCCGGCAATGTAGGAATTGTGCAGGGTGCCCAAATGCTACGTCTGGGAGACTGCGATGTCGCCTTGGCCGGCGGAGTCTCCGAAAGCATTCATACCTTTGGGATTTTCGCCAGCTTCAAAAGTCAGGGTGCATTGGCAACACACGACGACCCCACCAAAGCTTCCCGTCCTTTTGATACGCAGCGTAATGGTATCGTGGTTTCTGAAGGCGCTTGCTTGTATGTGCTGGAGCGTTTGAGCGATGCCAAGCGGCGTGGTGCTAACATCGTCGCCGAAATCGTATCGTATGCCATCAACACCGACGCCACGGATTTTGTGTTGCCCAATCCCGAACGCCAAGCGCAATGCGTTGAACTGGCACTGAAGCGCGCGGGATTGCCACCCCAGGCGATCCACATCGTCAGTACTCACGCAACCGGTACGGCCAGTGGCGACGCCCAGGAATGTCAAGCGTTGCGTCGCATCTTCGCAGACTGTCCGGACACGTTCATTAATAACACCAAGAGTTTCATGGGACACACGATGGGCGCTGCCGGCTCGCTAGAGCTGGCCGGAAACCTATTGTCCTTTCGCGACTCCACTTGCCATGCCACGATCAATGTCGATCAATTGGACCCAGAGTGCGAATTGCCGGGCTTGGTGCTGAATCAACCTCGGGAAGTTTCGCAAGTGCGGTATATCCTCAATAATTCTTTTGGGATGTTGGGGATCAACTCGGTGCTCATCGTGCGCAGCATGAACTAG
- a CDS encoding ABC transporter permease — MRLEPEQMWGYFEWLISEMALVQGLLVAVGIALLAFIACYLVASVKWGPAEGFYQVTRVIYELLARDLPSTSFKRIYALARLAFQEAIRRKVLVLMAVFIVVLLFAGWFLDTGSDNVAQLYISFVMTGTSYLVLLLGLFLSCFSLPTDVKNKTIQTITTKPVRSTEIVLGRILGFSGVGTLLLLGMGLLSYGFVTRGIVHQHEVESIAQDQTGNTTYDARHAHTFEMLPGEKLGVTSTLKGHSHVVRQKDDGTYEIGPPEGLLLARIPIFGKLHMTDRSGNVVRRGINVGYESEYQTYIEGNSPMSAVWTFAPVNQANFVDATLPIEMTLQAFRTLKADIVTGVRGELFLRNEQTGAETERRPFIVQEGVVDRQEFTSVLPGSKRGQPTEVNIWDDICSAGNWQVIVRCVDRGQYFGMSQADLYVRAGESRFGWNLAKGFVGIWLQMIIVICLGVMFSTFLSGPVAMVATLSSLVLGFFGSLALDVASGAAPGGGPLESLIRIPMHTAATIELDLGNNVLESAIQWFDRGILYSVAALFHALPSFAQFNTSEFVAYGYNIPGSLVCRHLTMAAAYFVLCSVVGYFFLKTRELASS; from the coding sequence ATGCGACTAGAACCTGAACAGATGTGGGGCTACTTCGAGTGGTTGATCTCGGAAATGGCTCTAGTGCAAGGCCTGCTGGTAGCGGTGGGGATTGCGCTGTTGGCGTTCATCGCCTGCTATTTGGTGGCCAGCGTAAAATGGGGCCCAGCGGAAGGCTTCTACCAAGTCACGCGTGTAATATATGAACTGTTGGCACGCGATCTGCCAAGCACGAGTTTCAAACGCATTTACGCTTTGGCGCGCCTGGCTTTTCAGGAGGCCATTCGCCGCAAGGTGTTGGTGCTGATGGCGGTGTTCATTGTGGTATTGCTGTTCGCGGGCTGGTTCTTGGACACCGGCTCGGACAATGTGGCTCAGTTGTACATTAGCTTCGTGATGACTGGCACCAGCTATTTGGTGTTACTGTTGGGATTGTTTCTGAGCTGTTTTAGTTTACCCACCGATGTCAAGAATAAGACGATTCAAACGATTACGACCAAGCCGGTTCGCAGTACCGAGATCGTGCTTGGCAGGATTCTAGGATTTTCTGGAGTAGGCACGCTGTTGCTGCTGGGGATGGGATTGCTGAGCTATGGATTTGTCACGCGAGGCATCGTGCATCAACACGAAGTGGAATCCATTGCTCAAGATCAAACGGGCAACACGACGTACGATGCGCGTCATGCGCACACTTTTGAAATGCTGCCCGGCGAGAAGCTAGGTGTAACGAGTACGCTGAAAGGCCACTCGCATGTCGTGCGGCAAAAGGATGACGGCACCTATGAGATCGGACCGCCCGAAGGTCTGCTGCTGGCTAGAATTCCGATTTTCGGCAAATTGCACATGACCGATCGTAGCGGCAACGTTGTGCGTCGCGGTATCAATGTGGGGTACGAATCGGAGTATCAGACCTACATCGAAGGCAATTCTCCGATGTCAGCCGTGTGGACGTTCGCGCCAGTAAACCAAGCTAATTTTGTGGATGCTACGCTGCCCATTGAGATGACGCTACAGGCCTTCCGCACCCTCAAGGCCGACATTGTGACCGGGGTGCGCGGTGAATTGTTTCTGCGAAACGAACAAACGGGCGCGGAAACCGAACGCCGCCCGTTTATCGTGCAAGAGGGTGTGGTGGATCGCCAAGAGTTCACCAGTGTGCTTCCCGGATCCAAGCGTGGGCAACCTACCGAAGTCAACATTTGGGACGATATCTGCAGCGCTGGTAATTGGCAGGTCATCGTGCGCTGCGTCGATCGCGGGCAGTACTTCGGCATGTCGCAAGCTGATCTGTATGTGCGCGCTGGCGAAAGTCGCTTCGGCTGGAATTTGGCCAAGGGTTTTGTGGGGATTTGGCTGCAAATGATCATCGTGATCTGTTTGGGAGTGATGTTCAGCACCTTCCTGAGCGGACCTGTGGCCATGGTAGCAACTTTATCCAGTCTGGTGCTGGGTTTCTTCGGCTCGCTGGCGTTGGACGTTGCCTCCGGGGCGGCACCGGGTGGCGGACCGCTCGAATCGTTGATCCGTATTCCCATGCACACGGCAGCCACTATCGAATTGGATCTGGGTAACAATGTGCTCGAGTCAGCCATCCAGTGGTTTGATCGAGGCATTCTGTACTCGGTGGCCGCGTTGTTTCATGCCTTGCCAAGCTTCGCGCAATTCAACACGTCCGAATTCGTGGCCTACGGCTACAATATTCCGGGCAGCTTAGTATGTCGCCATTTGACAATGGCTGCGGCCTATTTTGTACTGTGCAGCGTCGTGGGTTACTTCTTCCTAAAGACTCGTGAGCTGGCGTCGTCATGA
- a CDS encoding MaoC family dehydratase N-terminal domain-containing protein, giving the protein MSDALFFEDLPVGASWKSPARTLTETDIVGFAGMTGDYDPLHVDREFAAETPYGKPIAHGLLGLSLMAGLSSTCPRVRTLALVSVEHWQFHHPIFVGDTVHVITQVESTRPRGRRSGEVAWFRKLINQRGECVQSGRIVTLVSSQSFLPRAAKIPEMKSGKLRPNPAKIDVTPSEVLG; this is encoded by the coding sequence ATGTCGGATGCACTATTTTTCGAGGATTTGCCGGTCGGCGCAAGCTGGAAGAGCCCTGCTCGGACGCTCACGGAGACCGACATCGTAGGCTTTGCGGGAATGACCGGTGATTACGATCCGTTGCATGTCGATCGCGAGTTTGCTGCCGAGACCCCTTATGGCAAGCCGATTGCTCACGGTCTGCTGGGATTATCGCTTATGGCGGGCTTGAGCAGCACCTGCCCGCGAGTTCGAACGCTGGCTCTGGTAAGCGTCGAACACTGGCAGTTTCACCATCCGATCTTCGTCGGGGACACAGTACACGTGATCACCCAGGTCGAGTCGACTCGTCCGCGAGGGCGCCGCAGTGGTGAGGTTGCCTGGTTTCGTAAGCTAATCAATCAGCGGGGCGAGTGTGTGCAGTCAGGCCGCATTGTGACCCTAGTTTCCAGCCAATCCTTCTTGCCTCGCGCCGCCAAGATACCGGAAATGAAGTCCGGCAAGCTGCGTCCCAATCCGGCAAAAATTGACGTCACCCCCAGCGAAGTGCTCGGTTAG